The sequence below is a genomic window from Nicotiana tomentosiformis chromosome 6, ASM39032v3, whole genome shotgun sequence.
acaaaactcaagtgagggaaaaaagagtacgactttggGGACGCTTCatcttttaaaagttgaagtacttgaggtgtgtaatattccagttgtttggtggtcgctttccttccattgtttctagttggaatgacccTTTGTTCGTTGTTGCCGTGATTTTGTACGGGTCGTCCTAATTTTTTCCTAGTTTGCCTTCACGTGGGTCTTTGtttgcttgtgttttagctttaagcacgtagtccccaACTTTGAGTGGCCTGATCTTTTCCTTTTTGTTATAATAGTGTTCtgcttgttgcttttgggcgaTCATTCTtacgtaggccatatctcttcgttcctcGACTTCGTCGAGCTCCTGTCTTCTTCTGTCATCGTTCCGGGGTCCGCTTTCGTTGGAGTATCTTAGGCTGGGCTCCCCGACCTCGACCACTATTACTgtatcagtcccatagactaataAGTACGGCGTCGCTCATGTGCTCGTCTTTGGCATCGTTTGGTAGGcccagagtacttctggtaatatctCCGGCCATAACCCTTTGGCGTCTTCgagttttttcttcatgatgtttagtattgACTAGTTAGAGGACTCCGTTTGTCCGTTACCCGCAGGGTGATATGGCATTgaaagtattcttttgatatgccattttTCGAAAAATTCAGCGACCTTTTTTCCTGCAAATTGTGGTCCGTTGTCGCagctgatctctttggggagaCCGAACTTgcatatgatgtttttccatatgaaggagATCACTTCCTGTTcacgtatttgggcgaatgctttCGCTTCTACCCATTTGAAGAAATagttagttaaaaccaaaagaaattatACGTTACCTCGCCCTGCCGGGAGGGGGGccatgatgtccattccccatttgatgaacggccaaggggAGGTGACTGAGAGGAtgtgttcgcctgcttggtgaatcattAGGGCATACTTTTAACATTGCTCGCACTTTTTCACAAAATCCGTGGCCttttttttcatggtgggccagtaatatcctacctgtatgaggcatctgaccaaagCCCGTTTGCCGGACTGAGCTCCCAatggccttcgtggacttcttcaAGGATACTCCGCGGCTGATTTGGGCCTAAGCATTTCGCCAAAGGGCCGCCATACGTCCTCTTGTACAAGTCGTTATGAATAATGTTGTATCTGGCTGCTTGCATTCGTAatttcttggcctcttttttatcatctgggagtacgccatcctgcaaatatgtaacaatacggttgcgccagtcccaagtcaggtttatggttcttacctcgatttgattTATCGATAAGTTGAGGAGGTGAACCACATTTCTTTCTCCAGTTGTAATGTTTTTGGTGGCTGCTGCTAATTTGGTGAGGTTGTACGCCTCCTTATTCTGTGCCTGGGGGATCTGGTAGAGTTGATATTCGTCGAACTCGGACAACAGCTTACAGATCTCAGTCTAGTATTTCTGTAACCTTTGTTCTTTGATCTagaaagtccctgtgacttggttgacaaTGAATTGGGAATCACAGCATAGTCTTAACCGTTTCACCCCGTATTTGAGTGCCAACTTTAaccctgcaattacggcctcatacttggccttgttgttagtcatgtccaagtatcttatggactggcgaatcacttcACCGGTCGgaacttcgagtacgagtcccaatCTGGACCCTGACATGTTAGATACGTCATCGGTGTAAAGGACCCAAGGGTCCTGTATTTGGAAAGAAGCATGGGCTGCTTCTTTTTTGACTTCGGGCATTGTTTTTGCGCTGAAGTCGGTGATGAAGTCAGCAAGAACTTGTGACTTTATCGTGTTTGCGGTTGATATGTGATATCATGCTCGCTTacttctatggcccatttggccaacctgcccgatagctcgagtttatgcaaaatacttcttAGGGGGGAAAGTCGTGActaccgagatggggtggcactggaaatatggtctaagctttcgtgaagccaCAACCAAGGCTAGGGCCAGTTTTTCGAGGTTAGGGTATCTCGTCTCGGCGTCGcctagtgttttgctaatgtaaaaGATGGCAGACTGCGTACCTTTATTTTATCAGACCAGGACCGCGCTCACAGCTACTTTGGATACAGCGAGGTAGACGAGGAGGCGCTCCCCCGGTTCTAGTTTTCAAAGCAATGGTGGTGATGAAAAGTAAGCCTTCAACTCCTTCAGGCCTTGGGCACACTCAGAGGTCCATTGGAGGTCGTTATCCTTTTTGAGTATGCCGAAGAATTTGTGGAACCTATCAGATGATCGCGAAATGAACCTCGAAAGGGCGGCGATATGGCTAGTAAACCTCTGAACCtgttttttggtggtcaagtgctcCAGTATCCCTTCGATGGCTCTGATTTGGCCGGGGTTGACCTCGATACCTTGCTGTGACACTAGGAAGcccaagaattttcctgaggccacaccgaatgcacattttttggggttcAGTTTCATTCTGTATTGCCtgagtatgtcgaaggtttctctcaagtggtcgatgtgatcttctttccttttggacttgaccagcatgtcatctatgtagacttccatagttttaccgagttggtctttgaacatcctTGACACTAAACGTTGGTAAGTTCCCCttgcgttttttagcccgaagggcatgaccctgtagcagtacgtccctTGATGGGTAATGAAAGTGGTTTTCTCCTGATCCTCTTCTTCCATGAGGATTTGATTATAGCCCGAGTAGGCGTCTAAGAAGCTCAGTAGTTCATGCCCGGCCGTTGCGTCGATGACTTGGTCGATGTGAGGTAACAGGAACGAATCCTTGGGGCATTCTTTGTTCAAATCTGTGAAATCTACACACATCCTCCATTTCCCGTCCTTCGTTTTCACCATGACTACATTGTCTGCCCATTGGGAGTATTTCGACTCCCTGATGGAGCCGTTTTCCAATAATATTTTGACCTCTTCGCGTACCGCATCATTAATTGTGGAGTTGAACTTATGCCTAACCTGCCTCACCAAGGGGTGGAATGGGTCGACGTTCAGCTTGTGCGTGGCGATTTCCTTcgggatacctggcatatctgcatggctaaaagcaaacaagtctACATTAGTAGTTAAGAATTGACAAAATTTACCGTTCTTGAAGCTTACAACtgatgtaagctttcttgttgtGGTCATTGTCGTCTAATTGAACGGGGTtgaggtcttctatggtcgatcCCGCGGCTTCAACCGTATCGGGGTCTTTGATGACGTCCTCATTCGACCTCGATCATGTTGATTGTTATGCTTCTTTTTCACTGTCTTTTATTTGTTGAGTGACCGTACAGTCTAGAGTGATGCGGTAGCATTCCCGAGATGTGCATTTTTTCCCCCGTATACTGAATATTCtccatggagttgggaatttgatgacttggtacaagctggaaTGGATGGCTCTCATGATGTGTATCCATGGTCaccctattatggcgttgtatgttgtgtcttggtccatgatatggaatgtggtttccagagtgacgccaccggctaggacggggagtgtgatctcgccagatgttcgctcaactgcattgttaaaaccagttAGCATGATGCAGTGCggtactatcttatcctcgagtttcatttgtgcaagtactcgagggtGGATAATGCACGTGCCGCTTCCATCGTCTACCATAATGCGTCTCACATCGGTATCTAAACTTTGTAAAGtgataacaagggcatcatagtgagggaaagctAAACCGTTGGTATCCGActtgtcgaagatgatactttcttctatttcatcataccgttcgtgggtgattgacagtttgagcttgtgggttgtggtgaatTTCACACTATTCATAGAAGCATCGTCGTcgccaccaatgatcatgtggacGGTGTGGGTTGGCGAGGGTGGTTTCGGCGGTCCTTGATGTTATTCACATCCTTTGGCAAAATTAGTTATTCCTCGGTCGCTCAATAACTCTTTAAGGTATCCCTGTTGTAGCATGTTTATGACCTCctgtcttagggcgatgcaatcctCGATTTTGTGTGTCCTCGCTCTTGGTGGAGCTCACAAAGGGCATCTGATTTTCTGGTATTCgggtctgacctcatcttttgtggccacttcacCTTAGTTTTgagcttctccaaggcgtagactatttctgtaggtgacacacaaaaattgtgagcggacAATAGGGGGCATACCTCTTTCGTTCCGGTGAGTCCTTGCTCTTGATCGGGGTGGGCCCTCTTCGTGGCGGGAACAGGATGCAATGGCGGTTCTGACATATGGTAGATATTGCTCCTCGTTGGGTCGTGGAACTGCGAGGTCCCTCCTGATATCATTTCTTCGATCTTTTCTGGGTTTGGCTTGTACTGAGGTCAGCCGAAGAGTCGGGACATTGAGGTCGTCCTCGTCTGCTCGGACTTCGACACAATACGCCTTGTGTATTTTATCCCAAGTCGTTGGGGGAACTTCATAAACTGACTTAATAACTTTCTCGTTGCCATTGAACCATATCTGCTCAGCCCGTTCTGGAAATCTGCGATAACCATCCCTTCTAATACATTCGGTAAGGTCATTCTTACTCAGTTGAATCGGGCGAGAAAGTCGCTCAATCCTTCTCCCAGTGACTGTTTGATAGCGAATATGTCGTTTACTCTCGCCTCTGCCTTCTTGGCCCCAGCATGGGCCGTTCCAAACTTGTCGGCCATTTCTTCGAATGTTTCAATGGAACACACGGGCAGCTGtaaataccatgttaatgctccTCCAGTGAGGGTCTCGCTGAATGTTTTCAAcaaaatggaggatacttgttccttgAAAAGGTCATcgcctttcacggcggtgacgtaGTGGGTCACATAGTCTTCGGGGTCAGTTGTCCGGTATTTCTCGTCGGCAAGAGCTTAGGAGCGCCCGGTATTTTATCGACCATTTCTTGGTattctctcatttggtcccgaagtaccttgttctcattttccatttcctccatcctttttaGAATGGTCGCGAGAGTGTCGTCACCTGTATTGTTAAcaacattgtgagtaatacctgtcGTTGCAAGACGAGGAGGAAGTTGATCATGTTGCTTGTCTGTTGGTGGTATAATGCAAGTCCTTGCGCTTTCTGTTGCCGCGTCCCGAATGGGTTTATGGAGGACTCTGGTTAGCGTATCAGTTAGCCAAGCCTCAAGGAGTTTTTTTTACCGTTGGTGTCGTCTCCTCCATCACGCATGTGGAGTctcccttaccaagagatttCGTGATGCTACAGTGAGAAGGGGTGACCTACCTTACTTGGGGGAGGCGTTGGGCGTTGCGTCCTCGTCCACTGCTTCAGAGCTCTCATTGATGATGCCCATGAGGTTGGTTTGGAGGTCGCTCATTATTCTCACTCCTTCTTCTCTATTACCTGTCATATTAGATCTGTGTATACAAAGAAAGGAAATCTTGTTCTTGGTCTTTCTTTTTTTACGTTAGCAATCCGTGTTAGTTGtagatctagaggaaactaaaaatttaactaggaaatccccacagacggcgccaaattatTTGGCCAAAATATATAACTTTCGGTTAAATCTTTATATTTATGTAATGttgggttaaacctagttaataacAATATTTCTAAAAGTGAATCTTGAAAATACATATAATGTGGGGTTGATCCAGTGGGGGATTAATAATATCGTGCATTAAATATTTCAAAAGTATAAGCAATAAGGGAGGaataactagcaataaataataataaatgacatttaagtaagtagaaggaatgattcacccaataatgaaTGAGTTAGATGATTGTTCCTCCTGAGAATAATGCGTGACAATTAATCTTAGAATGTTCGAACTAttttcggatctgatggaaaagtatggaataatatgagcaagaatcttgatgaaaatGTAATGTTTGTATATTTgctagagagagagagggagattATTCTTCTG
It includes:
- the LOC138894641 gene encoding uncharacterized protein codes for the protein MIIGGDDDASMNSVKFTTTHKLKLSITHERYDEIEESIIFDKSDTNGLAFPHYDALVITLQSLDTDVRRIMVDDGSGTCIIHPRVLAQMKLEDKIVPHCIMLTGFNNAVERTSGEITLPVLAGGVTLETTFHIMDQDTTYNAIIG